The genomic window CCTGTGTAAAGCAGAATCGTATTTTCTTTGAGATACTGCAGGCGTTCTGTCTTCAGAGGTATGGGATTGACGCGAACCTCACCATTCTGGAGGAACTGAAGGAGGTCTATTCCGCCGTATGCGGCCATATACTGATCCTGCTTGCCTCCGGCTTCTTTCAGAATCTCTCTCTCGATCTTGACAGCCTCCTTTGCAAGAGTTTCATTGGATACGTATTCTGATCTGTAGGCATGCAGTGCGTTGAGCAGACCCACAAGGAAGGATGATGAGGATCCAAGGCCTGTACCCTGAGATGGGACATCGCTTATGGAAAGTATCTCTATCCCGCCATCAAGATCCAGCAGCTTCAACGCCTCTCTGACTGTTGGGTGCCTGATCTCATCGACCGAATCAACGATCTCGGTTTTTGAATATGATACCCGAATCTTGCTGTCAAATTTCTTGTTGACTATGATGTATATGTACTTGTTTATCGCGGCAGACACCACTGAGCCTCCGTGCTTTGAGTAAAAATCGGGCAGATCTGTACCGCCACCGACGAAGGTTATCCTGAGGGGCGTACGTGTTATTATCATTTGCGTTAAAATCACGATCGATCTATTTAATTTTTGTTTGTTGGGACAGCATTCATTCGCTCTGACCGTCGATATTGCGATCTAGATATGCGATATCTGATCATGCATGTGAAAAGTTTCAATTAGTATTTTTGCATTATGCATCCGATAACTATAAAGATGCATGACGTTGTTCTTGGGCTTATCGTTGCGGCCATTGGCGGCATAGTCTTTACCGTCAGTCTATATCTGGGAATAGCCAATATGATAATAGGCATCATACTGCTTTTCTTTGGCCTTGAAGTTCAGATACCCCTGGGGGCAAAACAGGACGTCAGATTCGAGGGCAAAGTCAGATATGAATGGGCCATAAAGGAGGGCTTGGCGCGGATAGCGGATGGACGCATGCATGTGGATAAAGGCGCCTTCCTGAGCATAATGGAGAAGTCAAAGGAGGCACTGAACTACGCTGATAACATACCTGAATTTGGAATGGAGGCTATTTACCTGTATTTCTCAAACAGGGAGAGGGCAGCCCACATAGCCGATCAGCTGAGATCTGCAGGCATAGACGCAGATGTGCAGGACGATAAGGTGGGTAGCACATTGAAGATAAGCTTCACTCGAAAATGAAGGAACCATCATAGATAAATGTCTTATAGACAAGTTTTTAAGCTATGGACTCATGTGATTATATGAACACCGACCCCACCCGTGAGAGGATACTTCATGGGTTGATAACGTTGTATATATTGAAGGAGCTTGTGAAGCGCCCCATGCATGGATATGAGCTGCAGAAGAGCATGTATGAAACGACAGGCCAGTCTCTGCCTCAAGGGTCTATATACATCCTGCTCAAATCCATGAAGGAGAAGGGCTATGTGACTGCGGAATCCGCAGTAAACGATAAGGGGCAGCAGCTGACCATATATCACATCACTGAGGAGGGCAAAAAGTTTCTCTGCAACCATTCTGAGGCCCTGCTGCTGGCTAGAAAGATAATAGACGATCTTCTAAGCACTGTTAATCTCATAGAGTACAAGAATTAATAAGTTATTTATAGATAAATGACATATCGATGTATGGAAAAGATAAAGGTTATTGCAGCTCCTGGTCCTGTATCATACCCGATCATTGCTGCAAAGTCTGATGTTTTTGATATTGTCTTTGACAAGGAAGGAAAGGGCGATATAGTGCTTGATTCCAGCGTTTCGCTCATCAGAAGGGGTATAAATTTCAACGTCTCTCTAATAAGAGGTCTTTCTATCATATCCCCAGGCATCGGCAGAAGGATCGCAGTCTGGAGGCGCGGAAGCGCAAACGATGTGCTGCTCAGAGCAGTCCTTGATCTTGAAAATATAAAGGCAGACGTGTTATATGCAGAG from Thermoplasma sp. Kam2015 includes these protein-coding regions:
- a CDS encoding kinase; its protein translation is MIITRTPLRITFVGGGTDLPDFYSKHGGSVVSAAINKYIYIIVNKKFDSKIRVSYSKTEIVDSVDEIRHPTVREALKLLDLDGGIEILSISDVPSQGTGLGSSSSFLVGLLNALHAYRSEYVSNETLAKEAVKIEREILKEAGGKQDQYMAAYGGIDLLQFLQNGEVRVNPIPLKTERLQYLKENTILLYTGVERSSTEIHTDQISRIEEHTEEYLEMKKLAEEFAVKLYSSSIEELGDIMDRNWVLKKRLSSKISNDVIDRLYSRARDLGAYGGKLIGAGGGGFLLFFIDREKRDRLKELGLRQIDYDFDFEGSRIIYYQDR
- a CDS encoding PadR family transcriptional regulator, which translates into the protein MNTDPTRERILHGLITLYILKELVKRPMHGYELQKSMYETTGQSLPQGSIYILLKSMKEKGYVTAESAVNDKGQQLTIYHITEEGKKFLCNHSEALLLARKIIDDLLSTVNLIEYKN